One window from the genome of Bubalus kerabau isolate K-KA32 ecotype Philippines breed swamp buffalo chromosome 17, PCC_UOA_SB_1v2, whole genome shotgun sequence encodes:
- the FUZ gene encoding protein fuzzy homolog, which translates to MGEEGTEGTIHLLCLAASSGVPLFCRSSRGGAPARQQLPFSVIGSLNGVHMFGQNLEVQLSSSRTEDTTVVWKSFHDSITLIVLSSEEGTSELRLERLLQMVFGSMVLLVGLEELTNIRNVERLKKELRASYRLIDSFLGDPELIGDLTQCVDCVVPPEGSLLQEALSGFAEAAGTAFISLVVSGRVVAATESWWRLGMPEAVLLPWLVGSLPPQAARDYPVYLPHGSPTVPHRLLTLTLLPDLELCLLCGPQPPLSQLDAQLLERWWQPLLEPLRGCLPLGPRALPAAFPLHTDILGLLLLHLELKRCLFTVEPSRDKEPSPEHRRRLLRSFYTLVTATHFPPEPGQPEEKAEEAVHRAQVARACYLVLGTEEPGTGWRLVALQLGPRRLLLLLSAQSPTYGLRGLATHTLHALTPLL; encoded by the exons atgggggaggaggggaccGAGGGCACGATACATCTGTTGTGCCTCGCTGCATCTAGCGGGGTCCCCCTGTTTTGCAGGAGCAGCCGCGGTGGCGCCCCCGCCCGCCAACAG CTCCCATTCTCTGTCATCGGCTCCCTCAATGGAGTCCACATGTTTGGGCAAAATCTCGAGGTGCAACTGAGCTCTTCGAGGACGGAGGACACAACCGTGGTGTGGAAGAGCTTCCATGACAG CATCACCCTCATTGTTCTGTCGTCTGAGGAGGGCACCTCAGAGCTGAGGCTGGAGAGACTACTCCAGATGGTGTTTGGGTCCATG GTTCTTCTCGTGGGACTTGAAGAGCTGACCAATATCCGCAACGTAGAGAGACTGAAGAAGGAGCTGAGG GCCAGTTACCGCCTCATTGACAGCTTCCTGGGGGACCCAGAGCTCATCGGAGACCTGACCCAGTGTGTGGACTGTGTGGTTCCTCCTGAGGGGTCCCTGCTGCAG gaagccctctctGGGTTCGCTGAGGCGGCGGGCACGGCCTTCATCAGCCTGGTCGTGTCAGGCCGGGTGGTGGCAGCGACCGAGAGCTGGTGGCGGCTGGGGATGCCGGAGGCCGTGCTGCTTCCCTGGCTGGTGGGGTCCCTGCCCCCGCAGGCCGCTCGCGACTACCCGGTGTACCTGCCGCACGGGAGCCCCAcg GTTCCACACCGGCTACTGACCCTAACGCTTCTGCCGGACTTGGAGCTGTGTCTTCTCTGCGGCCCGCAGCCTCCCCTCAGCCAGCTGGATGCGCAG CTTCTGGAGCGCTGGTGGCAGCCCCTGCTGGAGCCGCTGCGGGGCTGCCTGCCGCTGGGACCCCGAGCGCTGCCCGCGGCCTTCCCGCTGCACACGGACATCCTCGG GCTGCTGCTCCTCCACCTGGAACTGAAACGCTGTCTCTTCACGGTGGAGCCCTCGCGGGATAAAG AACCGTCTCCGGAGCATCGCCGGCGCCTTCTCCGCTCTTTCTACACCCTGGTTACCGCCACTCACTTCCCACCAG AGCCGGGGCAGCCAGAGGAGAAAGCAGAAGAGGCCGTCCACCGGGCCCAGGTAGCCAGAGCCTGCTACTTGGTGTTGGGCACTGAGGAGCCAGGCACGGGATGGCGGCTGGTGGCGCTGCAGTTGGGGCcacggcggctgctgctgctgctgtctgcTCAGAGTCCCACATACGGGCTGCGGGGCCTGGCCACCCACACTCTGCATGCCCTCACCCCGCTCCTCTGA